The following proteins come from a genomic window of Pleuronectes platessa chromosome 2, fPlePla1.1, whole genome shotgun sequence:
- the LOC128457757 gene encoding zinc finger MYM-type protein 1-like: protein MANENSIVAIHRTPFNRRSDVDKKKLKEMGPDRPDLKLEQISTDRGRTYKRSFSSSLYANRSWLAGCAVSNAFFCFPCLLFQCTGTEILWTTTGMRDLKHFTQKCKKHESSRCHLTNSMKLSLFGRLSIAEQLDEGYRIGIRKHNEEVRKNRHILSRIIDCIKFCGAFELALRGHDESESSDNPGIFRGLVDVVASLDGALKDHLDSATVFKGTSKTVQNELLDCMLAVVREKIISEIQSSDFLSIQADETTDISTQTQLVLVLRYLNGANLEERFFEFIPLQSATAATIAMALKERLAAILPGEQKVKLICQAYDGASVMRGTSSGVQKRIQDDYPTAHYIHCYAHQLNLIMQQATSHIVKVKNFFSDLGGLAAFFSRSPKRTVVLDKTVARRLPTASNVRWNFHSRAVKTVFEHRDDLIDCFERIRASDGFDDKTSHEAGGHIRLLEDPDFNFFLKLFHRIMPHVDILYAKLQNRNIDSVYINRCIQQFQEDIQKIRDSVHAMVVEHRSGSEQPRKRRAIDQDELKRIASEVCDTILGHTKERFAFKDHLISATLLDSPQFDHYLDAFPEVALATTLKAYPVLDGSRLKTELTLIYGSEEFRTCRGAVDLYQLFKDNNLSEVFSETETLLKIIITTPMATAEAERCFSTLKRVKTFLRNTMTQDRLNALAMLSMEKRLVTDMIDFNQKVIERFASLKERRAKFLYK from the exons ATGGCGAATGAAAACTCTATTGTAGCTATTCACAGAACACCATTCAATCGACGATCGGATGTCGATaaaaagaaactaaaagaaATGGGACCTGACCGTCCGGATTTAAAACTTGAACAGATAAGCACTGACCGCGGAAGAACCTACAAGCGGAGCTTCTCCTCCAGCCTTTATGCTAACCGGAGCTGGTTAGCGGGCTGTGCAGTGAGTAATGCGTTTTTTTGTTTCCCCTGCTTGTTGTTCCAATGTACTGGGACTGAAATACTCTGGACTACAACGGGGATGAGGGATCTAAAGCACTTCACCCAGAAATGCAAGAAACACGAATCGTCTCGCTGCCATCTCACTAACAGCATGAAGCTAAGTCTCTTTGGGAGACTGAGTATAGCGGAACAGCTCGACGAAGGGTACCGAATTGGCATCCGTAAACACAATGAGGAAGTAAGGAAGAACAGGCACATTCTCTCAAGAATTATAGACTGTATTAAGTTCTGTGGTGCATTTGAGTTGGCACTGCGTGGTCATGATGAGAGCGAGAGCTCTGATAACCCAGGGATATTTCGTGGCTTGGTGGACGTTGTTGCCTCACTCGACGGTGCACTGAAAGACCATCTCGACAGCGCGACTGTGTTCAAGGGAACATCCAAAACGGTCCAGAATGAACTTCTTGACTGTATGCTGGCTGTTGTTAGGGAAAAGATCATAAGCGAGATTCAAAGCAGCGATTTTCTATCGATCCAAGCAGATGAGACCACGGATATTAGCACACAAACCCAGCTTGTGCTTGTGCTTCGCTACTTAAATGGTGCTAACCTGGAGGAAAGATTCTTTGAGTTCATCCCTCTGCAGTCAGCTACAGCAGCGACCATTGCCATGGCATTAAAAGAACGCCTTGCTGCCATCCTCCCAGGTGAGCAGAAAGTTAAACTCATCTGCCAGGCATATGACGGTGCCAGTGTAATGAGGGGTACCTCTTCAGGTGTTCAGAAGAGAATCCAGGACGACTACCCAACTGCCCACTATATCCACTGCTATGCCCATCAGCTCAATCTTATAATGCAACAGGCCACCTCTCACATTGTTAAAGTCAAGAACTTTTTTTCTGACTTGGGTGGATTAGCTGCGTTCTTTTCAAGATCCCCGAAGCGGACCGTTGTCCTTGATAAAACAGTGGCCCGTAGACTGCCAACGGCCAGCAATGTGAGGTGGAACTTTCACAGCCGTGCCGTCAAAACTGTGTTTGAGCACAGAGATGACCTCATTGACTGCTTTGAAAGAATTCGAGCATCAGATGGCTTTGATGACAAGACCAGCCACGAAGCAGGAGGCCACATCAGGCTACTGGAGGATCCTGATTTCAACTTCTTCCTTAAACTGTTTCATCGGATAATGCCACACGTGGACATTCTCTATGCCAAGCTCCAGAACAGAAACATAGATTCAGTCTATATAAATCGCTGCATCCAGCAGTTCCAAGAGGACATACAAAAAATCAG agattCAGTCCATGCAATGGTGGTGGAGCACAGGAGTGGCTCTGAGCAGCCGAGGAAGCGCCGGGCTATCGATCAAGATGAGCTTAAAAGGATTGCCTCAGAG GTATGCGACACCATACTTGGACACACCAAGGAACGCTTTGCCTTCAAGGACCACCTCATCAGTGCCACCTTACTGGACAGCCCCCAGTTTGACCACTACCTCGATGCATTCCCTGAAGTTGCTCTGGCCACAACATTGAAGGCCTATCCTGTGCTCGATGGAAGTAGGCTGAAGACAGAGCTTACCCTCATCTATGGCTCAGAAGAATTCCGAACCTGTCGTGGTGCTGTGGATCTTTACCAGTTGTTCAAAGACAATAACCTTTCTGAGGTATtttcagagacagaaacactgctTAAAATCATCATCACAACTCCCATGGCCACTGCTGAGGCTGAGAGGTGTTTTTCAACACTGAAAAGGGTTAAAACCTTTCTCAGGAACACAATGACTCAGGACAGACTGAATGCCTTAGCCATGCTCTCAATGGAAAAAAGGCTTGTCACAGACATGATTGACTTTAACCAGAAGGTGATAGAGAGATTTGCCAGCTTGAAAGAGAGGAGGGCTAAGTTTCTTTACAAGTAG